In Sparus aurata chromosome 5, fSpaAur1.1, whole genome shotgun sequence, the genomic window TCACAATACTCTACCAATGCTTTCACTGTCGTCACTGTGGCGGCGAAGTGAACTCGCAGCAGATGGAGATCGGGGTTATAGTGTGTGgaaaaggggggaggggggagaaggtCAGGGGGGTGGGGTTACTGTATTTGacaggtggtggaggaggttgcCTGGCAGCACATGCAGGTGGGGTTGACGGATTTGGGCGGGATCAGATCCAGGTCCTCGTCGTCGGGGATTTCGTCTAGGCGGTAACCATCTTTCAGTAGCTGGATGTTCAGATCCTGATTGATTtgctggaggagggaggacagagagaggagaatgaGGAGTCGGAGCTGCGTTTCCCTACGACAGGGCCGTGAACCAGGACGGGCTACAGAGCTTTGGGACTATGCACAACCGGCTCATTCTTTTCAACATATTGGTAATATGTTCTtatattttaatgcaaaaatatttgcatgcaagtatttttatatttttttcttttttgggggggggctCTGATGAACTTTTGTCTCAGTTTCTGAACCACTAATCCACCAGCGGGgtggagagaggcactgagcaGAGGAGCTGTAGCTTGGACTGTCGAAAGAAATTCCCAAACAGGACAGGTCCAGACGTTTTTATACATTGAGCTTTGGGCTAGATTTCTCGTGCAGTGCTCTCTGCATGTGTTCCAAGTAGGGCCCAGGCTAGACACAAAATACCCAATGGGAAGAGCTGATGAGTGTAGCTAATGTGGGAACCTGCCTGGTGAGCTAGCAGTAGATGATGGATGAAAtgtatcaaaaataaaactgcaggACTTCGTTCCAATTCTGGTTTGATTCTGATATTATTAAGATTAcctagctaactgagctaaaaacaaaacaaaaatacattgtgACACAATTTGAGAGAATTTATCAATAATTAGACATTTTTGGCAGAGAGTAGGATGAGAAGGTCGTCTCGATTCCTCCCTCATGTCTACCATGAATATGAATCCACAGAGAGCAGCTGGTTGGCTTAGCACATtgactggaaacagctagcctggctccgtCCAAAGATAACAAAATGTGCCAATCAGCACCTCTTAATCACACTCATTAACATGTTGCATCTTGGTTGCTTAATCTgtacaaaaaaagaagacaattcacttgtcttttttgtttctcacacaaacacagcttccCTCTGACTTTATCAGATTTAGCCGAGTTTTCTCAAGCTCATGACTCAGACTGGGCAAAGATTTACAGCGGTAACCACGGCAAAGTGAGTCGAGGCACTTTCGCAGATGGTCGCGGGGATCATCGCTTGGAGCTCTGTCACGAACACGACGACTACTGTCCTGGCGTGATTTGTTTTTGGCAAAGCAGTGCCTTTGTTCGCATGTAACTGATTGTCTTCATGGCTTCATTCAAAATCCCAGCATTTAGCTGCCTCACCTGCAGTGGATTAACTGTGTCTACTGTGCTTCATacactacaacaacaaaaatccaTTACTTTGTTAATCCTACTCTTGTTACGGTGTGTGCTTTGCCCTTGCCGCTGTTATCGAGCGCtaaaaaggagggaggagacgaTGGCTACACCGGGTTAAAACATTTAGTTTATGTGACAACACTGTGGCATACACCCGCAGTGTATCCACAAGCCCGGTCCTGTCAAGCATAAAATGGATGTAGCGGGTGGGAGTGAGGATTCCCCTGGAGAATAAATCCGATGATGTGTCTGTGATTCGCACTTATATATTGGCAGCAGCATTGAAAATAGGATTTTCAGGAGCAGACACCCAGAGatatcatttcatttgtttcccCGCtttgtgtctcacacacacacccacacacacacatctgtgtgcaGGTGCGTCTGCAATGTAATCATGCACTTGTAGCACACGCGCTTTGAGAATTAACATGGATGAGCGGGATGGATATAAATGGGTTTGCTTCAAGACTGGCTTATAAAATCTGACTCttgacaataaaagaaaatggaggaaagaaggggagggagggagggagggagggggtggatGACATGTAGAAGCTGTAACGTATCTCACCTCAGCAGAGGAGTATCCCGACGACGAGTATCTAGACATGTCGAAATCGTCATCACTGAAAGAAACAGAGGCACAAgttagctttttgtttttctgtgtcctGGATGTTCACGTAGCTCaaggtgtgtgaatgtgttcacCTGTCCGTGTCTAGGGCCACCAAGGGCTTCTCGTCCGGGCTCTGGTCTAAAGAGGAATAGCCTTTATTGGGCACTACCAACCTGTGGGGcaggtacagagagagagagaaccgaggaggggggaaaaaaagggtgTAACAGAGCAAGATGGGAAGAGGCGGAGGAGGGGAAAACAGGAAGAGATGAGTAAGAAAAGGGCCGGCGGAGGCGCtgacagaaaaaaggaaggCGGCCTTGAGGCAGCCTCGCAGCTGAACTACAGTAACAAAAGCAGCATGAAAGAGGTCTAATTTCTAACTCCGACATCTAACAACCGCCAAAATCAATAAAACTACTCTCCTGCCAGCctcactgacagacagagataaTGACAAGAGAATATAATCTGTTTTGTCGAGCgctgaaaacatgtttctgttcaaacacataaaaacagcagaCGGCTCACTGTGAGGGAGGCCACGCACGAGTGGAGAAGTGGACTTTTTAATGGGGATTCTGTGTGTGAAACAGTTGCTGGAATTGTCAGTTTACATCATTACATATTCCAAAGTGTTTCTACAACTTccctttgacctttttaaaggTCTGAGCTGAACAGCGGTAaactttttctcccttttgCCCGCATCCAGAGCCACCAACTCATCATCTGAGCTACAGATTGTTGCTCTGCATTTCGTTTGCATTTAACCCCGGACCCAAAGAGTGTAGATGGCTCCAGAGACACATCTGGCCCTCTATCTATCTCTCGGATCAAGAGGGGCGTCTCACCAAACTCTTGTCAAAATTTCTGGTTGTTGTATTATTTCTACCTTTACCTTACCCTCCACCGGAGTactaaaacaaaaatacatctgaGCTGCTGTCACCAATCAGAACGACACCAGCGAATGAAAGAAGATGGAAGTGGAGACCACAGCGTTGACTTCCTACCGTGTTCTGGCCATGACGTTGTTCTTCTTGGGCTGCTGGTTGACGGGACTTCCTACAGTGTTGCTGTTCTTCAGTGAGCCCTTCCTGGCcagctctctctgtttctctgcacgagaaacacacacatacacacacacgccaggTTAGCTCCAAATGACACACAAACTGCATGAGAAAGTGATGGATTGATGGTGAACTGATGTCAGCGTCGTCTACTTGCAAGTCTGTCATTTGCTTGTAATGAAATCCCTGAATAAACTTTTGTAATTTGCTGATGTAAAGCACAGCAATGCCAGATGGCATCCGATTAAAACCACACTGCAAACTCTGTGGACGTCTCCAGGTTGTCAGATTTGCAGATTTAACAAGAAGACATCAGCATAATTTAAACACGTGCTCTTCAGGAAGTGCGACGATCAGTAAGACAGAAGATCGCGAAAGCATTCGACAACATACTGAGGAAGAAAAGACTCCTCCTGTGACAGAGAATCCCCTGGCCTGTCTTCAAAACCTGACCCCAAAACAAATAGCTACTACCACCATTAGTCCAGCGGTTAACTAGAATATAAAAGATCTGTGACACCAGAAAAATGTTGCGTCTAATTTATATTGTGACACCAGTTAAAGGCATTGCATGTTTAATGCAGGAAAGAGTTTTAAAAGGCCGTCCGCTGTAGATCAGATTATTTTCGGTCCCAAGGTCACAAAGACACAGTGACTAGCTTTACAAGCACACACTATTACAATATGAGGAGGTTGTATTTTATACTCAGGAAATGTTATGACAGTGTTTACATGCTGTAAAATTCCAGTGAGACTAAACAGAATAATATGAAGCAGCGTTGAAGCTATCTTCGTGCTCTCACTTTCACCGTGGATGTAGACTGAGATGAACATCTGCACTGGCCGACTCTGCTGGAGCTAGATTTCGAAAAGAACCAAGTCGGATTTATTCTGGACTTGATATCAACTTTGAGGCCCATATTGGAAAATGTGATCAAGACTCTTCCACCTGAGAAATGTTGCCAAAGGGTGGCAAAACACCATGCAGGGAAGTTGATTCATTCAACTCCAGCTAGTCCAGACCTCTGCTGCCAGACTTTTAACAGAAACTAGGACAAGAGAGCAAATGGCTTCTGTTTTAGCTCCCCTACACTGACACCTTGGCTCTTTTAGAACTGATTTTTAGTTCCATTTTAACTCACACACAAAGCTCTTAATGACATAGCACCTCCCTACATTTTTGGACCTTTTAGCTCCCAATCAACCAGCTCTTTAGTGCCCTGATCCTAAAGTGGCCCACAAAACAAGTGAGACAGCAGCTTTTAGCTGAGACCGTGAAACATCTTTCCCAGTTACTTCAGGTATGAAAGCACTGCTCACTTCTTTTGCGCATCTGCCTTTTTTATTACTTCTGCCAAGTAGGTAATGTTTCTCACCCATGAGccgtttgttggtttgtcagcaggattatacaAAAACTACCAAACAGGTTGTCACAAAACTTAGATgtaggatgggtctcagcccagaacagaccccattaacttttggtgcgtATCCGTATAAAATGACGGATCTAAGAATTGATTGACATTTCGTAAATTTCTGAGGGAATGAGGCAGAGATCTTGATAGGAAAAGCACACATGTatggtggctggtatctatgaacGAGGACAATTGGATCTAGAGGATTTaactatgttttatttgatattgcaTTAGGCCTGATTGAATTACAAGGGACTCTGGTGAGTGGCATTCTTGTTCGATGTGAactatttaatattgtttttctaTTGCCTTCTGTTTTTATCACCACGCTGTAAAGCACTACACCGCATTGTATGTATGAACTGTGCTATGTAAAcaaaattattatcattttttgaaatcatttttcatgtatttctgTAGCTGAGTAGTTTCCTGATTTGTGAATACTCCTGGCGCTTTAAAGGTTTTGGCTGAGAGAGTATTGCAGTaggagtaaaagaaaaataaagaggcGCTGCTGCTCACCACTGGATTCTGTCCAAGGTGCTGAAATGAGACTTTAAGGACTGTGGCTTCTCGCAAACACACAAGGGAGTTACATTCCCAAACATAAAACAGGCTGGTATCTTTTGCCCTGGATATCCATAAGCCAAATGATGCATATCATTTGTAAGAGCTGAAACGATTAGTCTTTTGAGAAGTAACGGACAACAACTTTGAAAACTGATTATTTGTTTAAGTTACTTTTCATGCAAAAATGCCCAAGCCCTGCTGCCACCAGCCTCTAAAATATGAggattagtgtttttttttttttttttacagttttatatgGTGTAACTTGAGAACTTTTTGAGATATGTAACCGCACAGAGAACACGCATCATCCTGATAACACCCTACTCTGGGAACTTGGTATATCAGACTCATTGATTAGCAGATTAATCCAGACAAATGACACATAACTCATCTGGCTGCAGCCCTGAAATGGACGATAATGGTACATTTTACTGAGAGTTAAGCAGCACAACAAGGACGTTTAAACCACAGCAGTCTTGATTTGCCACGTCACAGAAAGATTCTCTGAAAATTGATCCCCACTGTTCAAATGCCATCCCACCAGGAAACAGAGTGGCCCAAACACAGCCACAGTCTCGGTACAGATCCCTCTGCCTTGTCTGGAGACTTTAAATTCACACTAGATTACAAGAGATGCTGAGTCCCACAGGCGGAAACTTGGCCTTACAAACACTGCAAGCTCCTCTACTCACCTATTTTCATCTGCAGGGGTGAGGGCTTGTAGTTGATGGTGACCGGCTCCCCCTCTCTGGTGTCTGAGTCCGCCTCTGAGGCTGTGGACGAGGCCGGATCCTGGAGACAAACAACAAGGCAGACGGCAGAAAGATGAGCAGAAATGTGCATTACGGAGGCATCGATGAATAATTAATGCGCTTTTGTAATGCACAATCGGCCCTACTATGCCCAGACGATGAGAATAAAACAGTTCATGAATAGGTAAAACGTGCGAGGAAGAATCCGTCTCCATCTAGTGAGCACCTGTGTATAT contains:
- the fam219ab gene encoding protein FAM219A, encoding MMEEIDRFQVPSAVQEAEMQAEMQPLDPASSTASEADSDTREGEPVTINYKPSPLQMKIEKQRELARKGSLKNSNTVGSPVNQQPKKNNVMARTRLVVPNKGYSSLDQSPDEKPLVALDTDSDDDFDMSRYSSSGYSSAEQINQDLNIQLLKDGYRLDEIPDDEDLDLIPPKSVNPTCMCCQATSSTTCQIQ